A genomic region of Methanobacterium sp. SMA-27 contains the following coding sequences:
- a CDS encoding KEOPS complex subunit Pcc1 — MNIKAIIKFKYKNEEIAEIAYKSLEPDNIGYINSSIDGNYFICSLNGDSIGTILATADDLVFCETMVEKISELRTY, encoded by the coding sequence ATGAATATCAAAGCCATCATAAAATTCAAATATAAAAATGAAGAAATTGCAGAAATTGCCTATAAATCCCTTGAACCTGACAACATTGGATATATTAATTCTTCTATCGATGGTAATTATTTTATCTGTAGTTTAAATGGCGATTCAATAGGTACAATCCTTGCGACTGCTGATGATCTAGTTTTCTGCGAAACAATGGTTGAAAAGATTTCTGAATTAAGGACATATTAA
- a CDS encoding peptidylprolyl isomerase yields the protein MAVKEGDFIRLEYTGKVQETGNVFDTTDENVAEEADIKLDAKTYGAIPIVVGGGHVLKGLDEALVGMKEGEEKKVDITPEEGFGLRDPKLLQLIPMGEFKKQGMKPEVGMAITSDGTTGIIRSVSGGRVRVDFNHELAGKNLEYDIKVIKVIDDDVEKIKSMIELHYTAPNIDSEKHDIQIIDGVVRIAMDEMAKFDKKPYMDITFARFRIARDIWENMENIEKVEFVDVFEKKVEEAAEIAEEVIAEEALEEAVEKVEAEEIAEEVLPEEEKKE from the coding sequence ATGGCAGTGAAAGAAGGAGATTTTATAAGACTTGAGTATACAGGAAAGGTTCAGGAGACAGGCAACGTCTTTGACACAACCGATGAAAATGTGGCGGAAGAAGCAGATATAAAATTAGATGCTAAAACTTATGGTGCAATACCAATAGTAGTTGGTGGAGGACACGTTTTAAAGGGATTAGACGAAGCACTTGTAGGTATGAAAGAAGGAGAAGAGAAAAAAGTAGATATAACTCCTGAAGAAGGATTTGGATTAAGAGATCCAAAACTCTTACAGCTAATACCTATGGGAGAATTCAAGAAACAGGGAATGAAACCCGAAGTTGGAATGGCAATTACATCCGACGGAACAACTGGAATAATTAGAAGTGTAAGTGGTGGAAGGGTTAGAGTAGACTTCAATCATGAACTTGCAGGAAAAAATCTAGAATACGACATAAAAGTCATTAAGGTTATTGATGATGATGTTGAGAAGATCAAAAGCATGATAGAACTTCATTACACAGCACCTAACATCGACTCTGAAAAACACGACATACAAATAATCGATGGAGTGGTCAGAATAGCAATGGATGAAATGGCGAAGTTCGATAAAAAACCTTACATGGACATTACATTTGCAAGGTTTAGAATAGCCAGAGATATCTGGGAGAACATGGAAAACATTGAAAAAGTTGAATTCGTCGATGTCTTCGAGAAAAAAGTAGAAGAAGCAGCAGAAATAGCCGAAGAGGTTATTGCTGAAGAAGCACTTGAAGAAGCTGTTGAAAAGGTTGAAGCTGAAGAAATAGCAGAAGAAGTTTTACCTGAAGAAGAGAAAAAGGAATAG
- a CDS encoding nucleotidyltransferase family protein: MECKTFVQKILDRDRKLLNNDIKREPIYGSVEGDVKIIADFTEYSPLHLGHKFCMIQAKNQIPEGLFVAVVPGPLERSGRGLPYIMTREARAETAIAAGADIVIEGPPMGIMGSGQYSLCLAKTFKALDADYIPRGYRPFPGYENILKRISNGNGVAPKPYKIVDMETKEVLLHGKLDEDNYVIVSLSKSLKKIDFDFTGKFIFVKRVEGVSGTKIREAVVLGDLESVTDMLPPETIEVLIREIDNGHAPLDKLRDVDGILERVNNNNIQELKSLPLIDDITAEALIKNRPFNCLLDVEKSISQGFSRHFKNRVMSSIEAGIFKEGVHNYIDRYPSVIRILKYKNKEVLNEFRKRIPHRRLEIWQ; encoded by the coding sequence TTGGAATGTAAAACATTCGTCCAGAAAATTTTGGATAGAGATAGAAAACTTTTAAATAACGATATTAAAAGGGAACCAATTTATGGATCTGTTGAAGGTGATGTGAAGATAATTGCAGATTTTACAGAGTACTCTCCACTACATCTAGGCCATAAATTTTGTATGATCCAAGCAAAAAACCAGATTCCAGAAGGTTTATTTGTTGCTGTTGTACCCGGGCCATTGGAGAGAAGTGGCAGGGGCCTTCCTTATATTATGACACGTGAAGCTCGTGCTGAAACCGCAATAGCAGCAGGAGCAGATATTGTAATTGAAGGACCCCCGATGGGGATAATGGGTTCGGGTCAGTATTCATTATGTCTTGCAAAGACTTTTAAGGCTCTTGATGCGGATTACATTCCTCGTGGTTACAGACCATTTCCAGGATATGAAAATATACTCAAAAGAATAAGCAATGGAAACGGCGTAGCACCGAAACCATATAAAATTGTTGATATGGAAACAAAGGAAGTTCTTCTTCATGGAAAACTTGATGAAGACAATTATGTAATAGTTTCATTATCAAAGTCCCTTAAAAAGATTGATTTTGATTTCACTGGTAAATTTATATTTGTGAAGCGCGTTGAAGGTGTTAGTGGCACTAAAATAAGGGAGGCAGTTGTTTTGGGTGATCTGGAATCTGTTACAGATATGTTACCTCCTGAAACAATTGAAGTTCTTATTAGAGAAATTGATAATGGTCATGCACCTTTGGACAAATTAAGGGATGTTGATGGAATACTCGAAAGGGTGAATAATAACAACATTCAAGAACTTAAATCCCTCCCATTGATTGATGATATTACAGCAGAAGCTTTAATAAAGAACAGGCCCTTTAATTGCCTTTTAGATGTTGAAAAATCTATTTCTCAGGGTTTCAGCAGACACTTTAAAAACAGGGTTATGTCATCAATCGAGGCGGGTATTTTTAAGGAGGGTGTACATAACTATATAGACAGATACCCATCTGTTATACGTATATTAAAATATAAAAATAAAGAAGTTCTAAATGAATTTCGAAAAAGAATACCACACAGGAGGCTAGAGATATGGCAGTGA